In the genome of Betaproteobacteria bacterium, the window GTCGTGGCTTACCCAGCATGTGCAGTTCAGATCGCAACGGCTCGTACAAGACCTGAACCGGCGGGAGGAGTTGTACCGGAACTTCATCGAAGAAGCATCGCGCTGGTATGCGGACGCCTTCGAACACGACCAGCCGGAAATCTCGAATCTGGTCAACCTCTACGCCCTGGTGCGCCGTATGCGCGTCATCTCATCGCCCGCAATCATCGAAAGTGCCGACAGGGTGGTGCGTGTGATCCTCGAAACCCATGTCGCGCCGAATAGGACGTTTCGCGACGTGGAGGAGATCCTCGACAATGATGCGATGAATCCCCTGCGCGAATTCAGCAGTGCGTGCCGCGAAGAACTGCGAAGATTGGGGTTATCGAGATGAAGGATGGTGGCACATCCGCGCGGGCAGGCCGCATCCTTGGCACTTGTGACACTTTCGAAAAGGAGCCGCGACAATGACCACACCCGTTGTTCTGATCACTGGTGCGCTTGCCGGGATCGGCCGCGCCACCGCGCTGGCTTTCGCCCGTGAAGGCGCCCACGTCGTCGCCTCCGGGCGCCGCGACGAAGCCGGTCGGGCTCTCGTCGACGAGTTGCGCAGTCTCGGCGCGCAGGCCGAGTTCGTGCGCGCCGACGTGCGCTTCGAAGCCGAGGTACGCGCCCTGGTGGACCTGACGGTCGAGCGCTTCGGCAGGCTCGACGTGGCCGTCAACAACGCCGGTACGGAAGGCCAGGGTGCACCCATCACGGAGCAGACCACCGACAACTATGCGGCGATCTTCGATGCCAATGTGCTGGGCGTCCTGCTCTCGCTCAAGCATGAGATGCGCGTGATGCTCCGCCAGGGTTCCGGCTCGATCATCAACCTGTCTTCGGTCGCGGGGCAGGTGGGCTTTCCCGGCGCGTCGATCTACGTGGCGAGCAAGCACGCGGTCGAAGGTCTGACCAAGAGCGCTGCGCTCGAAGGGGCGGCTGCCGGTGTGCGTGTCAACGCCGTTGCGCCAGGCCCCATAGCCACGGAGATGTTCGAACGTTTCACCGGCCGCGACGAAGCGACTCAGGCCGGACTCATTTCGGGGGTTCCGGCCAAGCGCGTGGGGACGCCCGAGGAAATCGCGCAGACCATCGTCTTTCTCGCGAGCGACAAGGCGCGCTTCCTCACCGGCCAGAGCGTCACGGTCGACGGGGGCTATACGGCGCAGTAATCAGTGACCTTCGGCAACTCGCAA includes:
- a CDS encoding glucose 1-dehydrogenase, which gives rise to MTTPVVLITGALAGIGRATALAFAREGAHVVASGRRDEAGRALVDELRSLGAQAEFVRADVRFEAEVRALVDLTVERFGRLDVAVNNAGTEGQGAPITEQTTDNYAAIFDANVLGVLLSLKHEMRVMLRQGSGSIINLSSVAGQVGFPGASIYVASKHAVEGLTKSAALEGAAAGVRVNAVAPGPIATEMFERFTGRDEATQAGLISGVPAKRVGTPEEIAQTIVFLASDKARFLTGQSVTVDGGYTAQ